A genomic stretch from Desulfonatronospira thiodismutans ASO3-1 includes:
- the rpsG gene encoding 30S ribosomal protein S7 yields MPRKGPIPKRAVLPDPVYHSRMVSKFVNRLMVDGKKSIAENLLYKAIEELGEKTSEEPLKAFNQVVENVKPHMEVKSRRVGGATYQVPMEVRPSRQEALAIRWLVLYARNRGEKGMDRKLSSELLDAYNNRGGAIKKKEDTHRMAEANKAFAHYRW; encoded by the coding sequence ATGCCACGCAAAGGTCCCATACCTAAAAGAGCAGTGCTGCCTGATCCGGTATATCACAGCCGGATGGTAAGCAAGTTTGTCAACCGCCTCATGGTGGACGGCAAGAAAAGCATAGCAGAAAACCTGCTGTACAAAGCCATTGAAGAGCTGGGAGAAAAGACCAGCGAAGAGCCTCTCAAGGCATTCAATCAGGTAGTGGAAAACGTCAAGCCGCATATGGAGGTCAAGTCCAGGCGTGTAGGCGGCGCAACCTACCAGGTTCCCATGGAAGTAAGGCCCAGCAGGCAGGAAGCCCTGGCCATCCGGTGGCTGGTACTTTATGCCCGCAACCGGGGGGAAAAGGGAATGGACCGCAAGCTGTCCTCGGAACTGCTTGATGCCTACAACAATCGCGGGGGCGCAATAAAGAAGAAGGAAGACACGCATCGCATGGCCGAAGCCAACAAGGCCTTTGCTCACTATCGCTGGTAA
- the rpsL gene encoding 30S ribosomal protein S12, translated as MPTINQLVRRSRDQVVKRKKRAALQECPQKRGVCVRVYTTTPKKPNSALRKVARVRLTNGIEVTSYIPGEGHNLQEHSVVMIRGGRVKDLPGVRYSIIRGTLDTSGVRDRRKSRSKYGTKRPK; from the coding sequence ATGCCTACCATAAATCAATTGGTAAGAAGGTCCAGGGACCAGGTGGTGAAGCGCAAAAAAAGGGCCGCGCTTCAGGAGTGTCCCCAGAAGCGGGGTGTCTGTGTCCGCGTTTACACCACTACACCCAAAAAGCCCAACTCAGCATTGCGCAAGGTTGCCAGGGTCCGCCTCACAAACGGAATCGAGGTTACTTCCTATATACCCGGAGAAGGACACAACCTGCAGGAGCACTCCGTGGTCATGATCAGGGGCGGGCGTGTCAAGGACCTGCCGGGTGTCAGATATTCCATTATCAGGGGCACCCTGGATACATCCGGTGTTCGGGACCGCAGAAAAAGCAGGTCCAAGTACGGCACCAAAAGACCAAAATAG
- the rpoC gene encoding DNA-directed RNA polymerase subunit beta', with protein sequence MSLDDLFSQRSSSTSTISGKELKGIKIRVASPEKVREWSFGEVKKPETINYRTFKPERDGLFCAKIFGPVKDYECNCGKYKRMKHRGIVCEKCGVEVIASKVRRDRMGHIELAAPVAHIWFLKSLPSKIGTLLDMTMADLEKVLYFDAYMVLDPGETSLNLKQVISEEQYLQVLETYGENAVRVGMGAEVVREFLMNLDLEKLRAELREESEGTRSQTKKKKLAKRLRIVEAFLESGNRCEWMVLETIPVIPPELRPLVPLDGGRFATSDLNDLYRRVINRNNRLKRLLELGAPDIIIRNEKRMLQEAVDALLDNGRRGKAISGTNGRPLKSLSDMIKGKQGRFRQNLLGKRVDYSGRSVIVVGPNLKLHQCGLPKKMALELFKPFLYSRLEEKGYASTIKSAKKMVERGDVVVWDILDEVVKEYPVLLNRAPTLHRLGIQAFEPILVEGKAIRLHPLVCSAFNADFDGDQMAVHVPLSIEANVECRVLIMSTNNILSPANGEPVIVPSQDIVLGLYYLTVDRSMQKGEGKIFCDPGEVICAYDAGHLDLHARIKVRIDGELHDTTTGRIIVNDLLPDNVPFSLVNCILNKKNIGRLVGNTYRWAGTKATVILCDRIKDLGYEYSTLAGITIGVKDLTIPEKKKTIIDTSQETINEIERQYNEGIITRTEKYNKVVDVWTKATNDVSNEMMKKLSTDIVRDPETGREESNVSLNPIFMMANSGARGNKDQMRQLAGMRGLMAKPSGEIIETPIISCFREGLTVLQYFTSTHGARKGLADTALKTANSGYLTRRLVDVVQDVVVSEFDCGTVDGIELTHLMKAGEVQARLSERILGRIAMYDILDPETGEVIVAGNSMITEDDAEKIDAAGINAVSIRSALTCKTKRGVCSLCYGRDLARGHLVNVGETVGIIAAQSIGEPGTQLTMRTFHIGGTASKEIERSNIKASNVGHVVFSRIRTVENTKGEFMVMGKSGQLKIVDDQGREREKYFLPTGAKLFVRADEKVSKGQMLAEWDPFNEPFVTDIEGRIKFSDIIEGRTYQEKVDETTGRATMTITEYRSTNFRPSVSICDDKGRVKMRPETSSEAIFQLPVGAILMVQDGDKVQAGDIIARKPRESSKTKDIVGGLPRVAELFEVRKPKDQAVVTEIDGIVSFGPESKGKRKIIIGPEVGEPKEYLIPKGKHITVQEGDFVESGELITEGNPDLHDMLKIKGEKYLANYLVEEVQDVYRFQGVQINDKHIEVIVRQMLKKVNIIDPGDTGFLVGQQVEKTVFMKENEKSLRKGKNPAMAEPVVLGITQASLTTESFISAASFQETTKVLTEAALMGKVDQLRGLKENVIVGRLIPAGTGYRPYVNCGITVPDQPEDPEEFMEDLDDQVYIGRQTR encoded by the coding sequence ATGAGCCTAGATGATCTTTTTTCTCAAAGGTCTTCGAGCACTTCCACCATTTCCGGCAAGGAATTAAAAGGAATCAAAATCAGGGTGGCATCGCCGGAAAAGGTCAGAGAGTGGTCTTTCGGGGAAGTCAAAAAGCCGGAGACAATAAACTACCGTACTTTCAAGCCGGAGCGCGACGGTCTTTTCTGCGCCAAGATCTTCGGGCCGGTCAAGGACTACGAGTGCAATTGCGGCAAGTACAAGCGGATGAAACACCGCGGCATAGTCTGCGAGAAATGCGGGGTGGAAGTCATAGCTTCCAAGGTCCGCCGGGATCGCATGGGACATATAGAGTTGGCCGCCCCGGTAGCTCATATATGGTTTCTCAAAAGTCTTCCCTCCAAGATCGGCACTCTTCTGGACATGACCATGGCGGACCTGGAAAAGGTTTTGTATTTTGATGCCTACATGGTTCTGGATCCCGGAGAGACATCCCTGAACCTCAAGCAGGTGATTTCCGAGGAGCAATATCTACAGGTCCTGGAGACTTACGGGGAAAATGCAGTCCGCGTGGGCATGGGAGCAGAAGTGGTCCGGGAATTTCTCATGAACCTGGACCTGGAGAAGCTAAGGGCCGAACTGCGGGAAGAATCAGAAGGCACACGTTCCCAGACCAAGAAGAAAAAGCTGGCCAAACGCCTGAGGATTGTAGAAGCATTCTTAGAGTCCGGCAACAGGTGCGAGTGGATGGTCCTGGAGACCATCCCGGTTATTCCCCCGGAACTAAGACCCCTGGTCCCCCTGGACGGCGGGCGGTTCGCCACTTCGGACTTAAACGATCTGTACCGCAGGGTGATCAACCGCAACAACCGTCTCAAAAGGCTTCTGGAGCTCGGGGCCCCGGATATAATCATCCGCAACGAAAAGCGCATGCTGCAGGAGGCCGTGGACGCCCTACTGGACAACGGACGTCGGGGCAAGGCCATATCCGGTACCAATGGAAGGCCCCTGAAATCCCTTTCAGACATGATCAAGGGCAAGCAGGGCCGCTTCAGGCAGAATCTGCTGGGCAAGCGCGTTGATTATTCCGGGCGCTCTGTTATTGTGGTGGGGCCCAATCTTAAGCTGCACCAGTGCGGCCTGCCCAAGAAGATGGCCCTGGAGCTGTTCAAGCCTTTTCTATATTCCAGGCTGGAGGAAAAGGGCTACGCCAGCACCATAAAAAGCGCCAAAAAGATGGTGGAGCGCGGCGACGTCGTGGTCTGGGACATCCTGGACGAGGTGGTCAAGGAATACCCGGTCCTTCTGAACCGGGCACCCACTCTGCACCGCCTGGGCATACAGGCCTTCGAGCCAATACTGGTGGAGGGCAAGGCCATCAGGCTGCACCCCTTAGTATGTTCAGCTTTCAATGCTGACTTCGACGGCGACCAGATGGCGGTGCATGTCCCCTTGTCCATAGAGGCCAACGTGGAGTGCCGTGTACTGATCATGTCCACCAACAACATACTCTCCCCGGCCAACGGAGAACCCGTTATCGTTCCTTCACAGGATATTGTGCTGGGGCTTTACTACCTGACGGTGGACCGTTCCATGCAGAAGGGCGAGGGCAAGATATTCTGCGACCCCGGAGAGGTTATCTGCGCTTATGATGCGGGCCATCTGGACCTGCATGCCAGGATAAAGGTGCGCATTGACGGAGAACTCCACGACACCACTACAGGCAGAATCATCGTAAACGACCTTCTGCCGGATAATGTACCCTTCTCCCTGGTGAACTGCATTTTAAACAAAAAGAACATCGGCAGGCTGGTGGGCAACACCTACCGCTGGGCCGGGACCAAGGCCACGGTCATACTCTGCGACAGAATTAAGGACCTGGGATATGAGTATTCCACTCTGGCCGGGATCACCATCGGGGTTAAGGACCTGACTATTCCCGAGAAAAAGAAGACTATAATTGATACGTCCCAGGAAACAATCAACGAAATAGAGCGCCAGTACAACGAGGGCATCATTACCAGGACGGAGAAATACAATAAAGTGGTGGATGTATGGACCAAGGCCACCAACGATGTGTCCAACGAGATGATGAAGAAGCTCTCCACCGATATTGTCAGGGATCCCGAGACAGGCCGGGAAGAAAGCAATGTAAGCCTGAATCCCATATTCATGATGGCCAATTCCGGGGCCAGGGGCAACAAGGACCAGATGCGCCAGCTGGCAGGCATGAGGGGGCTTATGGCCAAGCCTTCGGGAGAGATCATCGAAACCCCGATTATCTCCTGCTTTCGCGAAGGACTGACTGTTCTGCAGTACTTCACCTCCACGCACGGTGCCAGAAAAGGCCTGGCTGACACGGCCCTTAAGACGGCCAACTCCGGCTACCTGACCAGACGGCTGGTGGACGTGGTTCAGGACGTAGTGGTCTCGGAGTTTGACTGCGGCACTGTGGACGGAATAGAGCTTACCCATCTCATGAAGGCAGGAGAAGTGCAGGCCAGGCTCAGCGAACGGATTCTGGGAAGAATAGCCATGTATGACATCCTGGATCCTGAAACCGGCGAGGTTATTGTAGCCGGCAACTCCATGATCACCGAAGACGATGCTGAAAAAATAGACGCAGCCGGCATCAATGCTGTTTCCATCCGGTCCGCTCTGACCTGCAAGACAAAAAGAGGAGTCTGCTCTCTTTGCTACGGTCGGGATCTGGCCAGGGGACACCTGGTGAACGTCGGGGAGACGGTGGGCATCATCGCCGCCCAGTCCATAGGTGAGCCCGGTACGCAGCTGACCATGCGCACATTCCACATTGGAGGAACCGCATCCAAGGAGATCGAACGCTCCAATATCAAGGCCAGTAATGTTGGTCATGTTGTGTTTTCCAGGATACGTACCGTGGAAAATACAAAGGGCGAGTTCATGGTCATGGGCAAGAGCGGACAGCTCAAGATAGTTGATGATCAGGGCCGGGAACGGGAAAAATACTTCCTGCCCACCGGGGCCAAGCTGTTTGTCCGGGCTGATGAAAAAGTCAGCAAGGGACAGATGCTGGCGGAGTGGGATCCCTTCAACGAGCCCTTTGTCACTGATATTGAAGGCAGGATCAAGTTCTCGGATATAATAGAGGGCCGCACATACCAGGAAAAGGTGGACGAGACCACCGGAAGGGCCACCATGACCATTACCGAGTACCGCTCCACCAATTTCAGACCCAGTGTTTCCATCTGCGACGACAAGGGCAGGGTCAAGATGCGACCCGAAACATCATCTGAAGCCATATTCCAGCTGCCTGTGGGGGCCATTTTGATGGTCCAGGACGGAGACAAGGTGCAGGCAGGGGATATTATTGCCAGAAAACCCAGGGAGTCTTCCAAGACCAAGGACATCGTCGGCGGTCTGCCCAGGGTGGCGGAACTCTTCGAAGTGAGAAAGCCCAAGGACCAGGCAGTGGTCACGGAAATTGACGGAATAGTTTCCTTCGGGCCGGAATCCAAGGGCAAGCGCAAGATCATAATAGGACCTGAGGTCGGCGAGCCCAAGGAATACCTCATACCCAAGGGCAAGCATATTACGGTGCAGGAAGGTGATTTTGTGGAGTCCGGGGAGCTGATTACCGAGGGCAACCCGGATCTGCACGATATGCTCAAGATCAAGGGTGAAAAATATCTGGCCAACTATCTGGTTGAAGAGGTGCAGGACGTTTATCGCTTCCAGGGTGTCCAGATAAATGACAAGCATATTGAGGTCATCGTCCGCCAGATGCTCAAGAAGGTAAATATTATTGATCCTGGAGATACAGGTTTTCTGGTTGGACAGCAGGTGGAAAAGACTGTTTTCATGAAAGAAAACGAAAAAAGCCTGCGCAAGGGCAAAAATCCTGCCATGGCTGAGCCGGTGGTCCTGGGCATCACCCAGGCCTCCCTCACTACTGAATCCTTTATTTCTGCGGCCTCCTTTCAGGAAACCACCAAGGTTCTCACGGAAGCCGCGCTCATGGGCAAGGTGGACCAGTTAAGAGGGCTCAAGGAAAATGTCATTGTGGGCAGGCTCATCCCTGCCGGCACCGGTTACAGGCCATACGTCAACTGCGGCATAACCGTGCCGGATCAGCCCGAGGATCCGGAGGAATTCATGGAGGACCTGGACGACCAGGTGTACATAGGAAGGCAGACCCGCTGA